One Candidatus Latescibacterota bacterium DNA window includes the following coding sequences:
- a CDS encoding DUF4097 domain-containing protein gives MMKRISVHEMISGVPIGKSAVLQFPTILFVLVAIISMAVTGQAFAREKVIEKTFSGIESIKMKVVLSRCEVVRSSDGLVHMTFSHDYDPDEIDVDFRERNGRLTIEEDLDCDNCGRGRSLWVLELPDGIKFRFKGATGGVDIRSLDIDFSADTGTGSYLIEDCGGSFDLNTGTGDIELKNSTGEFEFNTGTGKIEIFGCSGEYDTNTGTGRVRIEDSKFDGPGEFNSGTGRVTVILTYGTEYDIDASCGTGNATVDLDGNEPFGYFEFEAQERRGRISSPFEFDGEEEFERNDTWYVRKYFQRGSDDVIIRIITGTGRASLKK, from the coding sequence ATGATGAAGAGAATTTCTGTACATGAAATGATTTCAGGGGTGCCGATCGGGAAATCAGCTGTACTACAGTTTCCAACTATACTGTTCGTGCTTGTTGCGATTATCTCGATGGCTGTCACTGGGCAGGCTTTCGCCCGGGAAAAAGTCATAGAAAAGACATTCAGCGGCATCGAGTCCATAAAGATGAAGGTCGTTCTGAGTCGTTGCGAAGTAGTGCGGAGCAGCGACGGACTGGTGCATATGACATTTTCCCATGACTACGATCCGGACGAAATAGATGTCGATTTCAGGGAAAGGAACGGAAGGCTGACGATCGAGGAAGACCTTGATTGTGATAATTGTGGTCGCGGAAGGTCCCTCTGGGTACTCGAACTTCCGGACGGTATCAAGTTCCGTTTCAAGGGGGCGACCGGAGGCGTGGATATCCGCTCGCTCGATATCGATTTCTCCGCTGATACTGGAACCGGCTCATATCTGATAGAGGATTGCGGGGGATCTTTCGATCTGAACACAGGCACCGGTGACATAGAGCTGAAGAATAGCACGGGAGAATTCGAGTTCAATACCGGTACGGGCAAGATCGAGATCTTCGGTTGCTCGGGAGAGTACGACACCAATACCGGCACAGGCAGGGTCAGGATCGAAGACTCGAAGTTCGATGGGCCGGGAGAGTTCAATTCCGGCACGGGCAGGGTCACCGTAATACTGACATACGGCACCGAATATGATATAGACGCGTCATGCGGGACCGGAAACGCGACAGTCGACCTCGACGGAAACGAGCCTTTCGGGTATTTCGAGTTCGAAGCACAGGAGCGAAGGGGCAGGATATCTTCACCCTTCGAATTCGACGGCGAAGAAGAGTTCGAAAGGAACGATACCTGGTATGTCCGAAAATATTTTCAGCGTGGTAGCGACGATGTGATTATCAGGATCATCACAGGTACCGGCAGAGCCAGTCTCAAGAAATAA
- the ettA gene encoding energy-dependent translational throttle protein EttA, whose protein sequence is MTTDSKKIIYSMMGVSKYHNTKQVIKDISLSYFYGAKIGVLGLNGSGKSTLLKIMAGVDTEHNGEAVLSPGYSVGFLEQEPQLDGEKTVKEIVEEGVSETVELLDEFNKISAKFAEPMDDDEMTALLERQGKVQEKIDTLDAWNLDSRLEMAMDALRCPPSDMFIKNISGGEKRRVALCRLLLQKPDILLLDEPTNHLDAETVAWLEHHLQAYTGTVIAVTHDRYFLDNVAGWILELDRGEGIPWKGNYSSWLEQKQGRLALEDKKESRRMKTLERELAWIRMSPKARQTKSKARISAYEHLLGEETESRRNDLELFIPAGPRLGGVVIETDNISKAYDSRLIFENLKFTLPPGGIVGIIGANGAGKTTLFKMLTGHETPDTGEITFGETVKIACVDQSRELLDPEKSIWEQISGGKDLIMLGEKEVNSRAYVARFNFSGQDQSKKVGILSGGERNRVNLAMVLKEGANVILLDEPTNDLDVNTMRALEEGLENFGGCAVVISHDRWFLDRVATHILAFEGDSTAYWFEGNFSDYEKNKKERLGAGAEIPKRIKYRSLTRD, encoded by the coding sequence ATGACCACCGACTCGAAAAAGATCATTTATTCGATGATGGGAGTAAGCAAATACCACAACACAAAGCAGGTGATCAAGGACATCTCGCTTTCATATTTCTACGGAGCCAAGATCGGCGTGCTGGGGTTGAACGGTTCCGGCAAGTCTACACTCCTCAAGATCATGGCGGGCGTTGACACTGAGCACAACGGAGAAGCGGTCCTCTCCCCCGGCTACAGTGTGGGCTTCCTCGAACAGGAGCCTCAGCTCGACGGTGAAAAGACGGTAAAGGAGATCGTCGAGGAAGGCGTGAGCGAGACAGTCGAACTACTCGATGAGTTCAACAAGATAAGCGCAAAATTTGCCGAACCGATGGACGACGATGAGATGACTGCTCTTCTTGAGCGCCAGGGAAAGGTCCAGGAAAAGATCGACACTCTCGACGCCTGGAATCTTGATTCGAGACTGGAGATGGCGATGGACGCTCTAAGATGTCCTCCATCCGACATGTTTATAAAGAATATATCCGGTGGTGAGAAAAGACGGGTGGCCCTCTGCAGGCTTCTTCTCCAGAAACCGGATATCCTGCTGCTCGACGAACCCACAAACCATCTCGACGCCGAAACGGTAGCCTGGCTGGAGCACCACCTTCAGGCATACACAGGCACGGTCATAGCCGTCACCCATGACAGGTATTTCCTCGATAATGTAGCAGGATGGATCCTCGAACTCGATCGGGGTGAAGGCATCCCATGGAAGGGAAATTATTCCTCCTGGCTTGAGCAGAAACAGGGCAGACTGGCGCTGGAGGACAAGAAGGAATCCAGGCGGATGAAGACGCTGGAACGCGAACTCGCCTGGATAAGGATGTCTCCCAAAGCGAGACAGACGAAGTCAAAAGCCCGTATCAGCGCATATGAACACCTTTTAGGAGAGGAAACTGAAAGCCGGCGCAACGATCTCGAACTCTTTATACCAGCCGGGCCGAGACTCGGCGGCGTGGTGATAGAGACGGATAATATATCCAAGGCCTATGACAGCAGGCTGATCTTCGAAAACCTCAAGTTCACACTTCCCCCAGGCGGGATAGTCGGGATCATAGGGGCAAACGGTGCGGGAAAAACGACCCTGTTCAAGATGCTTACCGGCCATGAGACTCCGGACACCGGCGAAATAACCTTCGGCGAGACCGTCAAAATAGCCTGTGTCGATCAATCGAGGGAACTTCTCGATCCTGAAAAATCGATATGGGAACAGATCTCCGGCGGAAAAGACCTGATCATGCTCGGCGAAAAGGAAGTCAATTCACGCGCATATGTGGCCAGATTCAATTTCTCGGGCCAGGACCAGTCGAAAAAGGTCGGTATCCTTTCGGGAGGAGAAAGAAACAGGGTCAACCTCGCCATGGTCCTGAAAGAGGGAGCAAATGTGATCCTGCTCGATGAGCCCACAAACGATCTGGACGTCAACACCATGAGGGCGCTCGAAGAGGGCCTCGAGAACTTCGGCGGCTGTGCAGTCGTGATCAGCCATGACAGATGGTTCCTCGATCGCGTGGCCACCCATATCCTCGCCTTCGAGGGCGACAGTACTGCTTACTGGTTCGAAGGGAATTTCTCCGACTACGAGAAGAACAAGAAAGAACGTCTCGGAGCCGGGGCAGAGATCCCGAAGAGGATCAAGTACAGATCTCTGACGAGGGATTAG
- a CDS encoding sigma-54 dependent transcriptional regulator, with the protein MGKKIGKILIVDDNEDLLFAARLFLKQHFSLVQTENDPENIPSLLARDKFNVILLDMNFTEDVTSGKEGFMWLSRILDIDPSAVVILITAFADYDMAVRAIKQGAADFIVKPWQNEKLLTTVSSALALSRSQGEINELLERQKTLSEDLDQPFHDFIGESDAIRHVFTLIDKVAGTDANILITGENGTGKELVARAIHRSSERSDKPFVRVDMGAVSGTLFESELFGHVKGAFTDARENRPGRFEIASGGTLFLDEIGNLPLDLQAKILTALQSHQVIRVGSNKVHDIDIRLICATNMSLTAMVREGTFRQDLLYRMNTVEINIPPLRKRIDDIQPLATHFLGIYSKKYRKDIGRIGTAVIGKLKRYDWPGNVRELQHALERAVIMSGNKTLQPEDFLLPRGETEEQDFPLDDFNLEDIEKTVIRRALARFGGNISLAARQLGLSRAALYRRLERYGL; encoded by the coding sequence ATGGGAAAGAAAATCGGCAAAATATTGATAGTCGACGACAACGAGGACCTTCTCTTTGCCGCCCGCCTATTTCTCAAACAACATTTCAGCCTGGTACAGACTGAGAACGACCCGGAAAACATCCCTTCCCTTCTCGCCCGCGACAAGTTCAACGTGATCCTTCTCGATATGAATTTTACCGAAGACGTCACGAGCGGCAAGGAAGGATTCATGTGGCTCAGCCGCATCCTCGACATCGATCCTTCGGCCGTTGTCATACTGATCACCGCCTTTGCCGACTACGATATGGCGGTCAGAGCGATCAAGCAAGGCGCCGCCGATTTCATAGTCAAGCCCTGGCAGAACGAAAAACTTCTCACTACGGTATCCTCGGCGCTGGCACTCAGTCGTTCTCAAGGCGAGATCAACGAATTGCTGGAGCGGCAAAAGACGCTCAGTGAAGATCTCGACCAGCCTTTCCATGATTTTATAGGGGAATCAGATGCGATCCGGCATGTATTCACGCTGATCGACAAGGTGGCAGGAACTGACGCCAACATCCTGATCACGGGGGAAAACGGCACGGGCAAGGAACTGGTTGCCAGAGCCATCCACCGCAGTTCGGAGCGTTCCGACAAACCATTTGTCCGAGTCGATATGGGAGCTGTAAGCGGCACGCTTTTCGAAAGTGAACTCTTCGGACATGTGAAGGGCGCGTTTACCGACGCCAGGGAAAACAGGCCCGGAAGGTTCGAGATCGCATCAGGGGGTACTCTCTTTCTGGATGAGATAGGCAATCTTCCGCTCGACCTGCAGGCGAAGATCCTCACGGCGCTTCAGAGCCACCAGGTGATCAGGGTGGGATCGAACAAGGTCCATGACATAGATATCCGTCTCATCTGCGCGACCAACATGTCTCTTACAGCGATGGTACGGGAAGGCACATTCCGGCAGGACCTCCTGTACAGAATGAACACTGTTGAGATCAATATACCTCCCCTGAGAAAGCGGATCGATGATATCCAACCCCTCGCCACACATTTTCTCGGGATTTACAGCAAAAAATACAGGAAAGATATTGGACGTATCGGCACTGCCGTTATAGGCAAACTCAAGAGGTACGATTGGCCGGGAAATGTTCGCGAACTCCAGCATGCACTGGAACGGGCCGTAATAATGTCAGGGAACAAGACCCTTCAACCGGAGGATTTCCTCCTGCCCAGAGGTGAGACCGAAGAACAGGATTTTCCACTGGACGATTTCAATCTCGAAGATATAGAGAAGACTGTCATACGAAGGGCCCTTGCAAGGTTCGGAGGCAATATCAGCCTGGCAGCAAGGCAGCTCGGCCTCAGCCGCGCGGCCCTTTATCGCAGGCTGGAACGCTATGGCCTTTAA
- a CDS encoding HlyD family efflux transporter periplasmic adaptor subunit, whose translation MDKKIEKKKWTPKKIAYMAGGLLLAIFILYSIIFGSRDSKLNVKSERITISEVSLGEFQEFIAVTGSIVPIKTHFLDAVEGGRVDTVFVEAGSFVKAGEPIIKLANTNLLLDIMFREAELFQQSNNLRNTKLDMARNSLQMRRQLLDLKNQIRGQKRINDSNEILAEKQLISTREYEESQDELDYLNSSLELTMEMNHQDSLFRVAQIEQLEMSLSRMEGNLDIVRQNMENLIIKAPVTGHLTSLNAEIGESKARGERLGQIDILDGFKVRVSIDEHYIARVNTGQRGSFTFSGESYKLSIDKVYPEVLNGRFEVDMLFVADEPGGIRRGQTLRIRLELGDLSEATLLATGGFYQKTGGRWVYVIDRSGDTASKRQIQIGRENTMFYEVLEGLQPGERVITSSYDNFGDVDILILKD comes from the coding sequence TTGGACAAGAAGATAGAAAAGAAAAAATGGACACCTAAAAAGATCGCATATATGGCCGGGGGCCTCCTACTGGCAATATTTATTCTATACTCCATTATTTTCGGCAGTCGGGATTCCAAACTCAATGTCAAGTCTGAGCGTATCACCATATCAGAAGTGTCACTCGGAGAGTTTCAGGAGTTCATCGCGGTGACAGGATCGATAGTTCCCATCAAGACTCATTTTCTCGACGCGGTGGAAGGTGGAAGGGTGGATACGGTCTTTGTGGAAGCGGGGAGTTTCGTTAAAGCGGGTGAGCCGATCATAAAGCTTGCGAATACGAACCTGCTTCTCGATATCATGTTCCGGGAGGCGGAGTTATTTCAGCAGAGCAACAACCTGAGGAATACCAAGCTCGACATGGCCCGCAACTCACTTCAGATGCGCAGGCAGCTGCTCGATCTGAAAAACCAGATCCGCGGTCAGAAACGGATAAACGACAGTAACGAGATACTCGCGGAGAAACAGCTCATTTCCACCCGGGAGTACGAGGAATCGCAGGACGAACTCGATTACCTCAACAGTTCGCTTGAACTCACTATGGAGATGAATCATCAGGATTCGCTTTTCCGCGTGGCACAGATAGAGCAGCTGGAGATGTCACTTTCCAGGATGGAGGGCAATCTCGATATCGTCAGGCAGAACATGGAGAACCTGATAATCAAGGCTCCGGTCACCGGGCACCTCACATCCCTCAATGCAGAGATCGGCGAATCAAAAGCCCGGGGTGAGAGACTGGGACAGATCGACATACTCGATGGTTTCAAAGTGCGTGTTTCCATAGATGAACATTATATCGCCCGTGTCAACACCGGTCAGAGGGGGTCGTTCACTTTTTCGGGAGAATCCTACAAGCTCTCTATCGATAAAGTATATCCCGAGGTGTTGAACGGGCGATTTGAAGTCGACATGCTCTTTGTCGCGGATGAACCCGGAGGGATCCGCCGTGGACAGACGTTGAGGATCCGCCTCGAACTGGGCGATCTTTCAGAGGCGACTCTGCTCGCCACAGGGGGGTTCTATCAGAAGACGGGGGGAAGATGGGTCTACGTTATCGACCGATCGGGCGATACTGCCAGCAAAAGGCAGATTCAGATCGGACGCGAGAACACCATGTTCTATGAAGTGCTTGAAGGCCTGCAGCCGGGAGAGAGGGTGATCACGTCATCGTATGATAACTTTGGTGATGTAGACATACTTATCCTCAAGGACTGA
- a CDS encoding ABC transporter ATP-binding protein produces MIKTKDLVKIFRTEEVETTALNNVNVEIKEGEFVSIMGPSGCGKSTLLNILGLLDNPSGGEYHLLEEEVSGYSERQRSNLRKNNIGFVFQSFNLIDELTIHENVELPLLYQNVPSSQRKERVEEVLERFNLMPRQNHFPQQLSGGQQQRVAVARAVITRPKLILADEPTGNLDSAHGEEVMNSMVQLNEEGTTIIMVTHSPTYAEYGNRIIHLFDGSVVTDVKGKPMV; encoded by the coding sequence ATGATAAAGACAAAGGACCTTGTAAAGATCTTCAGGACCGAAGAAGTAGAGACTACGGCTCTGAACAATGTGAATGTCGAGATCAAGGAAGGCGAATTTGTTTCGATTATGGGGCCGTCGGGATGTGGAAAATCGACATTACTCAACATCCTGGGTCTTCTGGACAATCCCTCCGGAGGAGAATATCATCTTCTCGAGGAGGAAGTATCGGGTTACTCCGAACGGCAGCGTTCGAACCTGAGAAAGAACAATATAGGATTCGTCTTCCAGAGCTTCAACCTGATCGACGAGCTTACGATCCACGAGAATGTCGAACTTCCCCTCCTATATCAGAACGTCCCCTCGTCTCAGAGGAAGGAAAGGGTTGAGGAAGTCCTCGAACGTTTCAACCTCATGCCGAGGCAGAACCATTTTCCTCAGCAACTCTCAGGCGGCCAGCAGCAGAGAGTGGCCGTAGCGAGGGCCGTCATCACCCGACCGAAACTGATCCTGGCAGATGAGCCGACAGGAAACCTCGATTCGGCGCATGGTGAGGAAGTGATGAACTCTATGGTTCAGTTGAACGAAGAAGGAACAACTATAATCATGGTGACACATTCACCAACATACGCCGAATATGGCAACCGTATCATCCACCTCTTCGATGGAAGCGTTGTAACGGATGTAAAGGGCAAACCGATGGTCTAA